The Hippoglossus stenolepis isolate QCI-W04-F060 chromosome 3, HSTE1.2, whole genome shotgun sequence genomic sequence ATACTCCAAAGTCATTCAGaaagtcatgtcatccatccattcatgcAGGAAAGAGGTGTAGGGAGAGCAAACGCACATGTGCAAAAATCTTCTCATGAAGTGACACTTATAAATGCTCTGTTTGCCTTGAACACTGAATATTCTTTTTAACTCAAGTTATTCTGCTGGTGATGCATCTTTTAACTCAAAAGACCGAAAAACCTGGTTAAAAAGTGGTTAAATTGACCTGTCACAGGATTAAAAATCTGATAATGTAAATCTAAACCTATTTGAGGAGTGAGGAGATGATTCTGTCCTCAGGAAAATAAGGGAATCTGGTGGAGTTTAAAAAACCCTGCTTaacctttcctcctctttcatcctcGATCTGATCCTAGATCTGGTTCCTCTCAGCAGGGACATCAACTGGAACTTACCTCGTCTGAGTGGAATAATCAGTGGTCCTTGTGTGACGAAATTTAAGGACACTGTCTCCATTTCCCTCATAATATAGATGAAGGGTCCTGACTGTCTAGAGCAGATCTACCCACATGCAGATGAGAAGGTGCCACAGGAACCAAATCCAGAGAGTTCAGGGTCAAGCTAGTAATGAGACCTCGCGGTAACATGGGGAGAAGGACTTAAAGTCTTTGCTGATATTGTTAAAAGGAAGGAAAATGCTTTTTGAGAAAGCATCAgaattggttttatttactcTCAGAGTCTGGAGGAGTGTGCTTGTTCTGCCATGCCCTGAAATACAGAGTGAGTgtcagaaaaactgaaaagcagaaTAACAGCATTTTACATGATAGCTTTTGACCTGTCCAAAGGTTCTGGCATGCATTTTTGTTTAACTGAGTTACATGTCTGAGcatcaggggtcagaggtctgTGGTGTTTTTCCACTGAAGCATGTGCCGCTTCGAACTCCCTCAGAAATCAATAATTACCAAACACTCTTTTTCTATCGGAGCTGTGCCATTGGTGGATTGTGGAGGGCAAAGACAACCAAAAAGCCAATGGGGCAGGCGGGCGAAGAGGGATCGCCCTCAAATCTTGACAAGATCACAgttttcctcttccctctctcattTGCTGTGAGGGTGAGAGCTGCCTGATTTCTGTCTCCGGGTCTGAGCAGCAGAAACGAGCCAACAGGATGTCAGATTTAAAGGAGCTATGCAGTGGTTTACCTCTGGACCCTTTGCCACCTAACCGGGGAAGAGACCCCAATGTGCCACATGCACCCATCCGCACCCCGAAcctcacagcagaggaggagcggGTGAGTTTTCTGTGCATCCACCATTTTCCTATCTTTGCTAGTAGTAATCCAGATGCACTTAATGATATGATGACTTTTGTGTGGACAACAGTGCAAgtgtaacattttatttgacgcACTCAACATCCCTCATGGTTTATATAACGTCGATAATGGCTACATCTCATTTTGTCACTGATCTTAGTCActtttgaaacaaaacaagtcacaGGCTCAACTTCTGCCAAACAGAGGCAAACTTCAGTGACATCTCTTAATGTGCGTACGTCGAGCAGAGGGAGGTTGTTGTTTACTTTGCAGCTCAATGCTTTCATGTTGTAGGTCATCATGTAtgttcagttatttttgtttctttttcatgtcCTGAAACTTCTCACCAAAATGCTTGAAGCAGTTCTACAATTTTAATTTGTCCGATTCTAGCAGCTCTGCCATCCACAATTTTAtgttaataaatatgaataataataaaaacaataatacattttatttcacagtgcCTTTCTTGATCCTTCGAGGACACCTTACAATTAATATCACTTGAATAATTAATGTAAATACAAGCATTAAGATCTGATGAGGAGAAGCAAACACCTATAAATACACCATATGTAACACAAGAAtagttaaaatgttattttcttttatcgcaaattaaaaataattattgtcaTGAGAGATACTTTTTTGCTGGTAGGATTAAATTTCCTAGCGGGCTGAATGTGGCCCAGAGGCCTGTGGTTCTTCATGCTTGTCTTACTTACACACCTAAATGCAACCGAGCTGTCATTGATGTTTGTAATAATACATACTTTAAGAATAAgtcaaaatgttttctgtgaagAAAGGTTTAGAACAATATGAAACGCAccatcaaaaagaaaagatggcTACCAGTGACAGTATCATGAAGTGACCTGTGATCTGAACAGGGCTGCAGCTCACTGTTAAATcagactgctgctctgttataaataagataaaagaaaCACCATTATGCCACACTGTGTACTCTGTCTGATTGCATCATCACAGTTTGCTCATGGGCTGCCTGAAAAATTGATTATTCTCCAAGGTCCTCAACTGATTTCCCAAACTCAGAGTAAAGGCTTCAGTCAATAATTAAGAGAGATACGGGGAGTATGTTTGACCCTCTATGTATTTTaggaagaacaaagaaaaaagtaaagttcCTGTCATCTGTCTGACTTTGGAAGGACAGCAAAAAATttgactattgaccttattctgaataagataTAATTTCgattgtgatgttttcatgagtTGCAAGTAGAATATTCTGTTCATACTCCTGTTTACATATTACAGAGAATAGTTTAATAATGATTTCAAGCTGTTGGTAATGTACACGTCAATgtcacaaaatgctgtgaaaactccaatagaAGGTTATAAATGAATATGACGAAGATCAGAACACTCCACATGtcttcatttgatttattgcttATCCTGTGCATGACTTTTGTTTGGGTTAAGGTAATCTGTTTAGATCGCAGTGACTTCTTCAGATTATTAATATTGCTGCCTTTGTTAACATTGGCACTGAGCTCACTAATCTACTGTAAATGCCTCTTCCCTGTAGTTGGCGTTGAGAAACGCACTGCGTTATATTCCTCCCACTCACCACGCAACTCTCGCACCTGAATTTGCTCAAGAGCTGCGGCAGTATGGACACATCTACATGTACCGCTTCTGCCCCACGTTACGCATGAGGTGAGGCCGAACACGGGAAGCAGTTAAAATGATGAGAGATTACCTCAAAGTATCTTATTCATTTACATCCAGTGGATATAAAAAGTCCACACACCCTCCACGCTCCTATTTGTGTTTGAGGaattttaaaaaggtgaaagCATCGTACATACCACTCTATTCATTTATAGGACCAGAGTCTGACTGATACTGGGCTCTTTgagatacatatatatattagttggtatttattttacacttaacAATATGCAGAAATCTGAAATTCATCCTTCTGGTTAATAATGGTCTGTGACACAGGGATGTTAAGAGGCACAAAACAGTTTCAAAGATGAAACAGATGAGACAGTTAGAGCAAATACAAAATGACCAGAAATAAACACATAGAATAACTAGAATGACTCTCAGTAAagcatatactgtacattcaccgaggcccaacagcccTTTTGAATTCTGTTAAAGATATACAGAACATGttatatgacaaaaaaaaatcctcatgaTGGCTTTGTCTAGTTTCTTTGTTCCACCATAGTCATGGTGTCAAttctgtctgtgtcctcagggcGTACCCCATAGATCAGTACCCGTGCCGAACACGTCAGGCAGCCTCTATAATGTTGATGATCATGAACAACCTGGACCCAGCTGTTGCTCAGGTGAGCCTCGTCCACTTCTTGTATTAATATAGTCAAGTTAAATTTAATGGATCGTTTTAATCCTtaaatttgttgtgtttttctgtattgTTCAGTTTCCCCAGGAGCTCGTCACCTATGGAGGCAACGGACAGGTGTTTAGTAACTGGGCCCAGGTAAGCCCTGAATCcatgcatgtttttcttctaGTCTAAATAGCCGATGTTAATGCCtagtgcgtgtgtgcgtgtgcagttACGCCTGGTGCTGCATTACCTGAGCGAGATGACAGAGGAGCAAACTCTCGTCATGTACAGCGGTCACCCCATGGGCCTGTTTCCCAGCCTGCCCTCGTCACCTCGAGCCATCATCACCAACGGCATGGTAACTCTGCACCACACACATCTGACTCCAGAACGTGACACACTGATAGATGAAGAGTTCACTCATTCTTTTTTTGCTTCACGCAGGTTGTTCCAAATTACTCCTCCAGAGACCAGTATGAGAAGATGTTTGCTCTCGGAGTTTCAATGTAAGTTTTAAAGGTgcattgctgctgctggtttctaTTTGTTATTGGGTATTGGAGGATTATGTCAGAAAAACCTTTCCATATGGAACCTATTATGAACATACAATAAACTGTACTTTTATTCTGTAATTTCAGGTACGGTCAAATGACAGCAGGCAGCTACTGCTACATTGGACCTCAGGGGATTGTTCATGGCACAATGGTTTGTGAAATTATGAAAAGTAAATGTGcaaacactttgaaaatatggaTTTACTCTAAGAGGATATATTATTATGGTGTCACCAGGGTTGTCACCATACCATAATTTTATACTGGGATATGTTACTGGTATAAAACAACGAGACTCAATaccataataaaacaaaaaaggttttgttAACATAAAAAGTATTTATGTGCCTTGGCacataaatactttttttttagcaaCCATGATAACGTCTTTCGCTCAGGGGAAAACTGTCTGAGCTCTTTTTCTATGTAATTCCTTGGGTTGAAAATCTCATCGTATATCTGCTTTTATACATTTCAATACTATTGAAAGTGAAATTAACAGAGATTGTATCGTTTTGAATATGTGGTATCGAAAAAGTATCGAAGTATCGATACTTTTGACAACCCTAGGTGTCACAAGATAATAACAAAAGTCTTTAGGAAAATATTATCATTAATCGTTTTTTCGTTTTTCTCACAGCTCATACAAATAAGGTTTCTGTAATGACGTGTCACAAGTCCAAAAGTTGAAGAGCCACTGCTTGTAATCGGAACAGTTGATGTACATAGATGCAGTTTGTAGTTCCtcttataaatgtttttcaaagctgtttccttgtgtgtgtAGCTGACCGTGCTGAACGCCGGCCGGAGGTACCTGGGCTCTGACGACTTGAGTGGGCGTGTCTTTGTGACCTCTGGGCTGGGGGGCATGAGCGGAGCTCAGGCTAAAGCTGCCGTCATCGCCGGCTGCATTGGCGTGATTGCAGAGGTCATTTCCTGTTAATACTGACTGCTGAGCCAGAATTAAGGAAGTCCTGTGTGTCAATGTCATTGAATCTATTTTTCTGTGTAGGTGGATGAGGCTCCTCTTAGAAAAAGACATGAGCAGGGCTGGTTGATGGAGGTCACCAGCAGCATGGAGCACTGCATTCAACGCATCAGGTAGGAAAAGATTATTGAGATTTATTATGAATGTCCAAATATTATGCAAGGCCCAACCGtttccttatgaaaccacatttaaatttacaagatctagatttttatatggatctgcaccaacttacaaacactgataaatatcagtccccaaaatatgtattttttacgCACCAAAATTCTATGGGTTCTTTTCTGATCAATATCGTAtcgttccaccaagttttgtatttattcatccagtggtttttgcataattcttcTAACTAAGAGACAGACTAAGTGAAACAACAGTTAAAACTTAATGGACGATGGACACATTGTGCACATGGCAAATTGAACCGCAAACCACTATACAATACAGCAACAGAGCAAAATATCAAGTcatgttttgtatttcaaatattaACCAGTAACTATCACtgtcaaatacatttacaatgaaaaataaaatatttcccTTTATTAACCTTTGAAAAGTGATGGAGTAGAAGTATGACAAAACATTTAACTACAGTTAATGTACGTGGTTACATTACACTGCAGTGACCAGACAATTGcacaatgttattattttgtttctcaGAGACTCCAAAAGCTCCAAGATGCCCCTCAGTCtgggttaccatggcaacatcGTAGACTTGTGGTGAGTGAGAGCTCAAATGCTCACATCTGCGGCTACTACACAACTGAAAGAGGcaccatttatttcaaattgttgCTATCTTTTCTCGCACTTTATCTCTGTAACCAGGGAGAGACTTCAGCTGGAGTACGAGAGGACGGGGGAGCTGCTGGTCGATCTGGGTTCGGACCAGACCTCCCTTCACAACCCGTTCAACGGAGGCTACTATCCAGTCCAGCTCAGCTTCCGTCAGGCAAACCAACTCATGTCAACCGATCCTCAGCGTTTCCGAACCATGGTCCAAGAAAGGTTAGATGACTAGACTTTCCTGTAGATGTTTTCTGCCAAATGTTTGTCCATGAAGCTAAAATATTGTGTCCTGTACGTTCACAGCCTCAAGAGACAAATAAAGGCAATCAATAAGCTCTCTGATGCTGGCATGTTCTTCTGGGACTATGGCAACGCTTTCCTCCTGGAGGCAAAAAGAGCTGGTAATTGAttataatacattattattataatgtcaTTATTATCACTCAGTCCATGTCAGAACAATAATGGGAGTCgtgttttttgttctgtgtAGGGGCGGAGGTAGAAAAGGTTGGAGGTGGAGCGACAGAGTTTATTTACCCTTCTTATGTTCAGCACATTATGGGGTGAGACTTATTTGATTTAGTATCGACCCTGTAAAGCAAAAAAGGCTGAGACATTATTTTCTTCTCCTGATGAACTGACAATCATCCtgctctccttctttcttcacCATAGAGACATCTTCTCTTTGGGCTTCGGCCCGTTTCGCTGGGTGTGCACATCTGGCGACGCCCAGGATCTTGCCGTAACAGATGACATCGCTGCTACCGTCTTGGAGGAAATTAGTGCCAATGTGACTGATCAAATCAGGCAGCAGTACAACGACAACATCCGCTGGATCAGAGAAGCTGGCAAACACAAAATGgtcctttattaaaaaaaacaacacctaCGTATATCTTTTTCTCACAGTGCAAATGAGCCTTATTCAGAATTAACCACGAGG encodes the following:
- the uroc1 gene encoding urocanate hydratase, whose product is MSDLKELCSGLPLDPLPPNRGRDPNVPHAPIRTPNLTAEEERLALRNALRYIPPTHHATLAPEFAQELRQYGHIYMYRFCPTLRMRAYPIDQYPCRTRQAASIMLMIMNNLDPAVAQFPQELVTYGGNGQVFSNWAQLRLVLHYLSEMTEEQTLVMYSGHPMGLFPSLPSSPRAIITNGMVVPNYSSRDQYEKMFALGVSMYGQMTAGSYCYIGPQGIVHGTMLTVLNAGRRYLGSDDLSGRVFVTSGLGGMSGAQAKAAVIAGCIGVIAEVDEAPLRKRHEQGWLMEVTSSMEHCIQRIRDSKSSKMPLSLGYHGNIVDLWERLQLEYERTGELLVDLGSDQTSLHNPFNGGYYPVQLSFRQANQLMSTDPQRFRTMVQESLKRQIKAINKLSDAGMFFWDYGNAFLLEAKRAGAEVEKVGGGATEFIYPSYVQHIMGDIFSLGFGPFRWVCTSGDAQDLAVTDDIAATVLEEISANVTDQIRQQYNDNIRWIREAGKHKMVVGSQARILYSDQRGRVAIALAINQAIADGRVSAPVVISRDHHDVSGTDSPFRETSNIYDGSAFCADMAVQNFVGDAFRGATWVALHNGGGVGWGEVMNGGFGLLLDGSEETAKRASLMLNWDVSNGVARRCWSGNSNAYETIQRTMEENRQLRVTMPFPVQDELVLDRALQA